A genome region from Macaca nemestrina isolate mMacNem1 chromosome 20, mMacNem.hap1, whole genome shotgun sequence includes the following:
- the LOC105485876 gene encoding pleckstrin homology domain-containing family J member 1, with protein sequence MRYNEKELQALSRQPAEMAAELGMRGPKKGSVLKRRLVKLVVNFLFYFRTDEAEPVGALLLERCRVIREEPGAFSISFIEDPERKYHFECSSEEQCQEWMEALRRASYEFMRRSLVFYRNEIRKVTGKDPLEQFGISEEARFQLSGLQA encoded by the exons ATGCGGTACAACGAGAAGGAGCTGCAGGCGCTGTCCCGGCAGCCGGCCGAGATGGCGGCCGAGCTGGGCATGAGGGGCCCCAAGAAGGGCAGCG TGCTGAAGCGGCGGCTGGTGAAGCTGGTGGTGAATTTCCTCTTCTACTTCCGGACAGACGAGGCCGAG CCCGTCGGAGCCCTGCTGCTGGAGCGGTGCAGAGTCATCCGGGAAGAGCCCGGCGCCTTCTCCATCA GCTTCATCGAGGACCCTGAGAGGAAGTACCACTTTGAGTGCAGCAGCGAGGAGCAGTGTCAGGAGTGGATGGAGGCTCTGCGTCGGGCCAG CTACGAGTTCATGCGGCGAAGCCTCGTCTTCTACAGGAACGAAATCCGGAAGGTGACAGGCAAG GACCCCCTGGAGCAGTTCGGCATATCCGAGGAGGCCAGGTTCCAGCTGAGTGGCTTGCAGGCATGA